In one Pseudomonas sp. SG20056 genomic region, the following are encoded:
- a CDS encoding sodium:proton antiporter, protein MNEQHILLAFAAIGASALACQWLAWRLRLPAILFLLIAGILAGPVLGWLNPHALFGSLLFPLVSMAVALILFEGSLTLHLSEWREIGSVVRRMVTVGALATWAVIAASTHYLLGFEWDMALLFGTLTLVTGPTVIVPMLRVVRPKASIANILRWEGIVIDPIGALLAVVVYSFIIASNEGNGWNSGLTTFAGVIACGSVFGIASGWALGQVLKRQWLPDYLHNLAVLATVLGAFIAANAAMHESGLLAVTLMGMWLANMKGVDVRHILHFKENLSVLLISGLFILLAARLDLSALLALGPAVLILLAIIQFVARPLNVALSTFGSSLNWRERALLAWISPRGIVAAAVSAIFAIRLGELGYEGAQLLVPLTFAVIIGTVVLQSATARPLAKFLNVAEPAPRGFLIVGANPVARALGTALQDLGNRVLLCDSSWENISAARMQKLPTYFGNPTSQDAEAHLDLVGLGHLLALSPSSELNALACMHFRHDFAANRRFTLPSGTESRRSDKHRSRDAVRGRPLGSQELSFPQFASLLSKGAEVRTTTLTNTFDWPAYQNLHGDNAVILLACDPGGWIHVATRPLEVLPGPDWILVALINDPQAPSSSGKN, encoded by the coding sequence ATGAACGAACAACACATCCTTCTGGCCTTTGCCGCCATCGGCGCAAGCGCCCTCGCCTGCCAGTGGCTAGCCTGGCGCTTACGCTTGCCCGCCATCTTATTTTTGCTGATAGCCGGGATACTTGCGGGGCCGGTGCTGGGTTGGCTTAACCCTCACGCCCTGTTCGGCAGCCTTTTATTCCCACTGGTCTCAATGGCCGTGGCACTGATTCTGTTTGAAGGCAGCTTAACCCTTCATTTATCAGAGTGGCGTGAGATTGGCAGCGTGGTCAGGCGCATGGTGACGGTGGGCGCGCTGGCCACCTGGGCAGTCATTGCTGCAAGTACGCATTACTTGCTTGGCTTCGAGTGGGACATGGCACTGCTGTTCGGCACCCTGACACTGGTCACCGGCCCCACTGTCATCGTGCCCATGCTGCGTGTTGTCCGCCCGAAAGCCTCCATCGCCAACATCCTGCGCTGGGAAGGCATCGTTATCGACCCGATTGGCGCGCTACTCGCGGTTGTCGTGTACAGCTTTATTATCGCCAGCAATGAAGGTAATGGCTGGAACAGCGGCCTGACGACCTTCGCTGGCGTGATCGCCTGCGGCAGCGTATTCGGGATCGCCAGCGGCTGGGCACTGGGCCAGGTATTAAAGCGCCAATGGCTGCCGGACTACCTGCATAACCTTGCGGTATTGGCCACCGTGCTGGGGGCTTTTATTGCCGCTAACGCAGCCATGCATGAGTCCGGCCTACTCGCCGTGACACTGATGGGCATGTGGCTGGCGAATATGAAGGGCGTCGACGTTCGGCATATTCTGCACTTCAAGGAAAACCTCAGCGTGCTGTTGATTTCTGGCCTGTTCATTCTGCTGGCCGCGCGCCTCGACCTGAGCGCCCTACTCGCTCTCGGCCCGGCAGTATTGATACTGCTGGCCATCATCCAGTTTGTCGCACGCCCACTCAACGTGGCACTGTCCACCTTTGGCTCCAGCCTGAACTGGCGCGAACGAGCACTGCTGGCCTGGATATCTCCGCGCGGCATCGTGGCTGCGGCCGTTTCAGCCATTTTTGCCATCCGCCTTGGCGAATTAGGCTATGAAGGCGCCCAACTGCTCGTGCCGCTCACCTTCGCCGTTATTATCGGCACCGTGGTATTGCAGAGCGCTACTGCACGCCCGCTCGCCAAATTTCTGAACGTGGCAGAACCGGCCCCACGTGGTTTTCTTATCGTAGGGGCCAACCCGGTAGCGCGAGCACTCGGCACGGCACTGCAAGATCTCGGCAACCGTGTACTGCTGTGCGACTCCAGCTGGGAAAACATCAGTGCCGCCCGTATGCAAAAACTACCAACTTACTTTGGCAACCCCACTTCACAGGACGCTGAAGCCCACTTGGATCTAGTAGGTCTCGGCCACCTACTTGCGCTATCGCCTTCCAGTGAACTGAACGCACTGGCATGCATGCACTTTCGCCACGACTTTGCCGCAAATCGCCGCTTTACCCTACCCAGCGGCACTGAAAGCCGACGCAGCGACAAACATCGCAGCCGCGACGCCGTGCGCGGTCGCCCCCTTGGCAGCCAGGAACTGAGCTTCCCGCAGTTTGCCAGCCTCTTAAGCAAAGGTGCAGAGGTACGCACTACGACACTGACCAACACCTTTGACTGGCCGGCCTACCAGAATCTACATGGCGACAACGCTGTGATCCTGCTTGCTTGCGACCCTGGCGGCTGGATACACGTTGCAACCCGACCGCTTGAAGTTTTGCCGGGCCCGGACTGGATCCTGGTAGCCCTGATTAATGATCCGCAGGCCCCATCCAGCAGCGGCAAGAACTAA
- the rplS gene encoding 50S ribosomal protein L19: MTNKIIQQLEAEQMSKEIPTFAPGDTVVVQVKVKEGDRQRLQAFEGVVIAKRNRGLNSAFTVRKISNGVGVERTFQTYSPLVDSLAVKRRGDVRKAKLYYLRDLSGKAARIKEKLG; encoded by the coding sequence ATGACCAACAAGATTATTCAGCAGCTCGAAGCTGAGCAGATGAGCAAAGAAATCCCGACTTTCGCGCCAGGCGACACTGTTGTTGTCCAGGTTAAAGTGAAAGAAGGCGACCGTCAGCGTCTGCAGGCGTTCGAAGGCGTGGTGATCGCCAAGCGTAACCGTGGTCTGAACAGTGCTTTCACTGTTCGTAAGATCTCCAACGGTGTTGGCGTTGAGCGTACTTTCCAGACCTACAGCCCGCTGGTTGACAGCCTGGCCGTTAAGCGTCGCGGTGACGTACGTAAAGCCAAGCTGTACTACCTGCGTGACCTGTCCGGTAAGGCAGCACGCATCAAGGAAAAACTGGGTTAA
- the trmD gene encoding tRNA (guanosine(37)-N1)-methyltransferase TrmD: MPNLRVEVITLFPEMFAAISDYGITSRAVKQGLLQLSCWNPRSYTTDRHHTVDDRPFGGGPGMVMKIKPLEDALLDAKQAAGGAAKVIYLSPQGRQLTQSAVRELANEDALILIAGRYEGIDERFIEAHVDEEWSIGDYVLSGGELPAMVLIDAVTRLLPGALGHADSAEEDSFTDGLLDCPHYTRPEVYADKRVPDVLLSGNHEHIRRWRLQQSLGRTYERRADLLESRSLSGEEKKLLEEYVRQRDDS, translated from the coding sequence ATGCCTAATCTGCGCGTTGAAGTCATTACGCTATTCCCGGAAATGTTTGCCGCTATCAGCGATTACGGCATTACCAGCCGAGCGGTGAAGCAGGGCTTGTTGCAACTGTCCTGTTGGAATCCGCGCAGCTACACCACAGACCGTCATCACACCGTGGATGATCGGCCCTTTGGCGGTGGCCCCGGCATGGTGATGAAGATCAAGCCGCTTGAAGATGCTTTGCTTGACGCGAAGCAAGCTGCAGGTGGTGCGGCCAAGGTGATTTACCTGTCGCCGCAAGGTCGCCAGCTGACGCAGTCAGCAGTACGCGAACTGGCCAATGAGGATGCGTTAATCCTGATTGCCGGCCGCTACGAAGGCATTGATGAGCGCTTTATTGAAGCGCATGTCGATGAAGAATGGTCGATTGGGGATTACGTCCTGTCTGGCGGTGAGCTGCCGGCCATGGTGCTGATCGACGCGGTAACGCGCCTTTTGCCTGGTGCATTGGGTCATGCAGATTCGGCCGAGGAGGACTCCTTTACGGATGGTCTGCTCGACTGCCCGCACTACACCCGCCCGGAGGTGTATGCGGATAAACGTGTTCCCGACGTGTTGCTTAGTGGCAACCACGAACACATCCGGCGCTGGCGTTTGCAGCAGTCCCTTGGTCGGACCTACGAACGACGCGCCGATCTTCTGGAAAGCCGCTCGCTTTCTGGAGAAGAGAAAAAGCTGCTGGAGGAATACGTCCGCCAGCGGGACGATAGTTAA
- the rimM gene encoding ribosome maturation factor RimM (Essential for efficient processing of 16S rRNA), whose amino-acid sequence MSATPASTDDLIVIGKIYSVHGVRGEVKVYSFTDPVANLLQYKTWTLRREGSVKQVELVSGRGSDKFLVAKLKGLDDREEARLLAGYEICVPRSLFPELADGEYYWYQLEGLKVIDQAGQLLGKVDHLLETGANDVMVVKPCTDSLDGRERLLPYTEQCVLSIDLSAGEMRVDWDADF is encoded by the coding sequence ATGAGCGCGACGCCTGCTTCTACCGATGATTTGATCGTTATCGGCAAGATCTACTCTGTACATGGCGTTCGCGGTGAAGTGAAGGTGTATTCCTTTACGGATCCTGTTGCAAACCTGTTGCAGTACAAGACCTGGACGCTTAGGCGCGAAGGCAGTGTCAAACAGGTAGAGCTGGTCAGCGGACGTGGGAGCGATAAGTTCCTGGTCGCGAAGCTCAAGGGTCTTGATGACCGTGAAGAAGCACGTCTTCTCGCTGGTTATGAGATCTGTGTGCCGCGCAGTCTGTTCCCTGAGTTGGCTGATGGTGAGTACTACTGGTACCAGTTGGAAGGTCTCAAGGTTATTGATCAGGCAGGGCAATTGCTCGGCAAGGTTGATCACTTGTTAGAAACCGGTGCCAACGATGTGATGGTAGTTAAACCCTGCACCGACAGCCTGGATGGTCGTGAGCGCCTGTTGCCCTATACCGAGCAATGCGTGTTGTCGATTGATCTGAGTGCTGGCGAAATGCGGGTCGACTGGGATGCGGACTTCTAA
- the rpsP gene encoding 30S ribosomal protein S16: MLTIRLALGGSKKRPFYKINVTDSRNPRDGSHKEEIGFFNPIARGQEVRLSVKQDRLAHWLSVGAQPSDRVAQLLKDAAKAAA, translated from the coding sequence ATGCTAACGATTCGTCTTGCCCTTGGCGGCTCCAAAAAGCGCCCGTTCTACAAAATCAACGTGACCGACAGCCGTAACCCACGCGACGGTTCGCATAAAGAAGAAATCGGTTTCTTCAACCCGATCGCTCGTGGCCAGGAAGTTCGCCTGTCCGTGAAGCAAGACCGCCTGGCCCATTGGCTGAGCGTTGGTGCACAGCCTTCTGATCGTGTTGCTCAGTTGTTGAAGGACGCTGCTAAGGCTGCGGCCTAA
- the ffh gene encoding signal recognition particle protein yields the protein MFENLTDRLSQTLRNVTGKAKLSEDNIKDTLREVRMALLEADVALPVVKDFVNKVKDRAVGTEVSKSLTPGQAFVKIVRAELEELMGAANEDLALNAVPPAVVLMAGLQGAGKTTTVGKLARFLKERKKKTVMVVSADVYRPAAIKQLETLANDIGVTFFPSDLSQKPVDIAEAAIKEAKLKFIDVVIVDTAGRLAIDAEMMAEIQALHAAIKPVETLFVVDAMTGQDAANTAKAFNDALPLTGVVLTKVDGDARGGAALSVRAITGKPIKFIGMGEKTEALEPFHPDRIASRILGMGDVLSLIEQAEQTLDREKAEKLTKKLKKGKGFDLEDFRDQLQQMKNMGGLGGLMDKLPQMGGVNLAQMGNAQGAAEKQFKQMEAIINSMTPQERRDPDVISGSRKRRIAMGSGTQVQDIGRLIKQHKQMQKMMKKFTAKGGMAKMMRGMGGMMPGGMPKM from the coding sequence ATGTTCGAAAATCTGACTGACCGCCTCTCGCAGACCCTGCGAAATGTCACTGGCAAAGCCAAGCTGAGCGAAGACAACATCAAGGACACCTTGCGTGAAGTGCGCATGGCCTTGCTTGAGGCTGACGTCGCCTTGCCGGTGGTCAAGGACTTCGTTAATAAGGTCAAGGATCGCGCGGTCGGCACCGAGGTGTCGAAGAGCCTGACGCCGGGCCAGGCGTTCGTGAAGATCGTTCGCGCCGAACTCGAAGAGCTGATGGGCGCAGCCAACGAAGACCTCGCGCTGAATGCCGTGCCGCCTGCCGTGGTGCTGATGGCCGGTCTGCAGGGGGCGGGTAAGACCACCACCGTCGGCAAGCTGGCGCGCTTCCTTAAGGAGCGCAAGAAAAAGACCGTGATGGTGGTGTCTGCCGACGTTTACCGTCCTGCGGCGATCAAGCAGCTGGAAACCCTGGCCAATGATATTGGCGTGACCTTCTTCCCCTCCGATCTCAGTCAGAAGCCGGTGGATATTGCTGAAGCGGCGATCAAGGAAGCCAAGCTCAAGTTTATTGATGTGGTGATTGTCGATACCGCCGGTCGTCTGGCTATCGATGCCGAAATGATGGCGGAGATCCAGGCGCTGCACGCGGCGATCAAACCGGTGGAAACCCTGTTCGTGGTCGACGCCATGACCGGTCAGGACGCCGCCAACACCGCCAAAGCCTTTAATGATGCGCTGCCGCTGACGGGCGTGGTGCTGACCAAGGTCGACGGTGATGCGCGCGGCGGTGCGGCGTTGTCGGTGCGTGCGATTACCGGCAAGCCGATCAAGTTTATCGGTATGGGTGAGAAGACTGAGGCGCTTGAGCCTTTCCACCCGGATCGGATTGCCTCGCGCATTCTCGGTATGGGCGATGTACTCAGTCTGATTGAGCAGGCCGAGCAGACCCTGGATCGCGAGAAGGCCGAGAAGCTCACCAAAAAGCTTAAGAAGGGCAAGGGCTTCGATCTCGAAGACTTCCGTGACCAGCTGCAACAGATGAAGAACATGGGCGGTCTCGGCGGCCTAATGGACAAGCTGCCACAGATGGGCGGCGTCAATCTGGCGCAGATGGGCAATGCCCAAGGCGCTGCCGAGAAACAGTTCAAGCAGATGGAAGCGATCATCAACTCAATGACGCCTCAGGAGCGCCGCGATCCTGACGTGATCAGTGGCTCGCGCAAGCGCCGCATTGCCATGGGTTCCGGCACCCAGGTGCAGGACATCGGTCGTCTGATCAAGCAGCACAAGCAGATGCAGAAGATGATGAAGAAATTCACCGCCAAGGGCGGCATGGCCAAGATGATGCGTGGCATGGGCGGGATGATGCCGGGTGGCATGCCGAAGATGTAA
- a CDS encoding cytochrome c biogenesis protein CcsA: MHPLLPSLAAACLYAGAALYQGLRLQQRSTSNKRLLVALGTLALLLHGGSLFLQMFDASGLSLDFFKAASLIAAAVILLTLLACMRIPVENLLLLLFPLGFITVLLAQFMPSGTTQSIDEAPGILAHILLSITAYGMLTIAVFQSLLLLLQDYQLKHKHPSGLIKNFPPLQTMESLLFGFLWAGWALLSLSLLSGALFISDLFAQHLAHKTILSCFAWVVFAVLLWGRHQLGWRGHKAIRWTLAGFCLLMLAYFGSKLVREFILHI, encoded by the coding sequence ATGCACCCTCTGCTACCCAGCCTCGCCGCTGCCTGCCTTTATGCCGGAGCCGCACTCTATCAAGGCCTGCGCCTGCAACAGCGCAGCACATCCAACAAGCGCCTGCTGGTTGCGCTCGGCACACTGGCCTTGCTGCTGCACGGTGGCAGCCTGTTTCTGCAGATGTTCGATGCCAGCGGCCTGTCGCTGGACTTCTTCAAAGCTGCCAGCCTGATTGCCGCCGCCGTTATTCTGCTGACGCTGCTGGCCTGCATGCGCATCCCGGTGGAAAATCTGCTGTTACTGCTATTTCCCCTGGGATTTATCACGGTGCTGCTCGCCCAATTTATGCCCAGCGGCACCACCCAGTCTATTGATGAAGCACCCGGTATTCTGGCGCACATCCTGCTGTCGATTACCGCCTACGGCATGCTGACCATTGCCGTGTTCCAGTCGCTACTGCTGCTGTTGCAGGACTATCAGCTCAAACACAAGCACCCGTCCGGGCTGATCAAGAACTTTCCCCCCCTGCAAACCATGGAAAGCCTGCTATTCGGTTTTCTCTGGGCCGGCTGGGCGTTGCTGTCGCTCTCACTGCTGTCTGGCGCGCTGTTTATCAGCGACCTGTTTGCCCAGCACCTGGCGCATAAAACCATCCTCTCGTGCTTTGCCTGGGTGGTTTTTGCCGTGCTGTTGTGGGGCCGCCACCAACTCGGCTGGCGCGGCCACAAAGCCATTCGCTGGACCCTGGCAGGCTTCTGCCTGCTGATGCTGGCCTACTTCGGCAGCAAGCTGGTTCGCGAATTTATTCTGCATATCTGA
- a CDS encoding HlyC/CorC family transporter: MDDLHSGYLLGLLIFLILCSAFFSSSETGMLSLNRYRLKHMAKEGHKGAKRVTTLLSRPDRLLGTILVGNNVVNILAASIATVLAVDIWGEAGIAIATAGLTIVVLIFGEITPKTLAALRPELVAFPASRVLLLLQRLLYPVVWTTSTISNVLLRLLGIDPSQRASDSLSTEELRSVVRESGAGMPKNRQNMLLGILDLERVTVDDIMIPRNEVTGINLDDDLESIISLLTNTTHTRLPVFRTDINQIEGIVHMRQIARLLTHNELSKEALLAACNEPYFVPEGTPLSTQLINFQKQKRRIGIVVDEYGDVIGIVTLEDILEEIVGDFSNQDTLRSPDIHPQEDGTQVIDGAAYIREINKALDWHLPCDGPKTLNGLVTEALESIPDSAVCLKIGPYRLEILQSSDNRVKSVRAWQTKPKAHTEPPAQG, encoded by the coding sequence GTGGACGACCTTCACTCCGGCTACCTGCTTGGGCTGCTGATTTTTCTGATTCTGTGCTCGGCCTTCTTCTCCAGTTCGGAGACCGGGATGCTCAGCCTCAACCGCTATCGCCTCAAGCACATGGCCAAGGAAGGGCATAAGGGCGCCAAGCGTGTCACCACCCTACTCAGCCGCCCAGACCGCCTGCTCGGCACCATTCTGGTCGGCAACAACGTGGTCAACATCCTCGCCGCCTCCATCGCCACCGTGCTGGCCGTGGATATCTGGGGCGAAGCCGGGATCGCCATTGCCACCGCGGGCCTGACCATCGTTGTGCTGATTTTCGGCGAAATAACCCCAAAGACCTTGGCCGCACTGCGCCCGGAACTGGTGGCCTTTCCCGCCAGCCGAGTACTGCTGCTGCTGCAACGCCTGCTTTACCCCGTTGTGTGGACCACCAGCACCATCAGCAACGTGCTGCTGCGCCTGCTCGGCATCGACCCGTCGCAACGCGCCAGCGACAGCCTGTCCACCGAAGAGCTGCGCAGCGTGGTGCGCGAGTCCGGCGCCGGTATGCCAAAGAACCGCCAGAACATGCTGCTTGGCATTCTTGACCTTGAGCGGGTGACGGTGGATGACATCATGATCCCGCGCAACGAAGTCACCGGCATCAACCTCGATGACGACCTCGAAAGCATCATCAGTCTGCTGACGAACACCACCCACACGCGCCTGCCTGTCTTTCGTACCGACATCAATCAGATCGAAGGCATCGTGCACATGCGCCAGATTGCCCGGCTGCTGACGCACAACGAGCTGAGTAAAGAGGCGCTACTGGCGGCCTGCAACGAGCCGTACTTCGTACCCGAAGGCACGCCGCTGTCGACTCAGCTGATCAATTTTCAGAAACAGAAACGCCGGATCGGTATCGTCGTCGACGAATACGGCGATGTGATCGGCATCGTTACCCTGGAAGACATCCTCGAAGAAATCGTCGGTGACTTCAGCAACCAAGACACCCTGCGCAGCCCGGATATCCACCCTCAGGAAGACGGCACCCAGGTAATCGATGGCGCAGCTTATATCCGCGAAATCAACAAAGCGCTGGACTGGCACCTACCCTGCGACGGTCCGAAAACCCTCAACGGCCTAGTTACCGAGGCGCTGGAAAGCATCCCCGACAGTGCCGTGTGCCTGAAGATCGGCCCTTATCGCCTGGAGATTCTGCAGTCGTCAGATAACCGGGTAAAAAGCGTGCGCGCCTGGCAAACCAAGCCTAAGGCGCACACCGAGCCGCCGGCACAAGGCTGA
- a CDS encoding SGNH/GDSL hydrolase family protein, protein MSALRAYAWWLGLALLAPIALPLALRTRRNTLRLPPAAGLLSGVAGADLPGEPLRLLVLGESTVVGVGVDELDAALVGQLATALAARCGHPVAWRACGENGITAAQAHERLLPQVLDQPFDLALLVFGVNDTTHLTSLPRWEAALGGMAEALAARGARVAFSSVPPLQHFSALPWLLRRLLGMRAGLLDVCLRQLADRLGAGHHAVALEFSAEYLARDGYHPSDLGYRVWAQGLAVSLVPAARCAP, encoded by the coding sequence GTGAGTGCGCTGCGTGCTTATGCCTGGTGGCTAGGGTTGGCGCTGTTGGCGCCGATTGCCTTGCCGCTGGCGCTGCGCACGCGGCGTAACACCCTGCGTTTACCGCCAGCCGCAGGGTTACTGAGCGGCGTGGCAGGCGCGGATTTACCGGGCGAGCCATTGCGCCTGCTGGTGCTGGGTGAATCGACCGTGGTTGGTGTGGGTGTGGATGAGCTGGACGCTGCGCTGGTCGGGCAGCTGGCTACTGCTCTGGCTGCGCGTTGCGGCCATCCGGTTGCCTGGCGTGCTTGCGGCGAAAACGGCATTACCGCCGCGCAGGCCCATGAGCGGTTGCTTCCGCAGGTGCTGGATCAACCCTTTGATCTGGCGTTATTGGTGTTCGGCGTCAATGACACCACTCATCTGACTTCACTGCCGCGTTGGGAGGCTGCGCTGGGCGGTATGGCTGAGGCGTTGGCTGCTCGCGGCGCTCGCGTGGCCTTTAGCAGTGTGCCGCCGCTGCAGCATTTCAGCGCCTTGCCCTGGCTGCTGCGGCGTTTACTCGGGATGCGCGCAGGCTTGCTGGATGTGTGCTTGCGCCAGTTGGCAGATCGCTTGGGAGCGGGGCATCACGCGGTTGCGCTGGAGTTTTCCGCCGAGTACCTGGCGCGTGATGGTTATCACCCGTCAGACCTAGGCTATCGCGTGTGGGCGCAGGGGCTGGCCGTCAGCCTTGTGCCGGCGGCTCGGTGTGCGCCTTAG
- the purT gene encoding formate-dependent phosphoribosylglycinamide formyltransferase, with translation MPRIGTPLSPSATRVLLCGSGELGKEVVIELQRLGVEVIAVDRYANAPAMQVAHRSHVINMLDGAALRAVIELEQPHYIVPEIEAIATATLVELENEGFTVIPSARAAQLTMNREGIRRLAAEELGLPTSPYQFADSFEQCRAAVESIGFPCLIKPIMSSSGKGQSVLKSLDDLQAAWDYAQAGGRAGKGRVIVEGFIDFDYEIALLTVRHSGGTTFCAPVGHRQVKGDYQESWQPQPMSAKAQAEAERIALAVTGSLGGRGLFGVELFVKGDQVWFCEISPRPHDTGLVTLISQDLSEFALHARAILGLPIPAIRQFGPSASAVILVEGESQQVSFGNLGAALAEPDTALRLFGKPEVSGQRRMGVALARDESLETARAKATRAAQAVKVAL, from the coding sequence GTGCCCCGTATCGGAACCCCTTTGTCGCCGAGTGCGACCCGTGTGCTGTTGTGTGGCTCTGGCGAGCTGGGTAAGGAAGTGGTGATCGAGCTGCAACGCCTTGGTGTCGAGGTGATTGCCGTTGACCGTTACGCCAATGCGCCGGCCATGCAGGTGGCGCATCGCAGCCACGTGATCAATATGCTCGATGGCGCAGCCCTGCGCGCGGTGATCGAGCTGGAGCAACCGCACTATATCGTTCCGGAAATCGAGGCTATCGCCACCGCAACCCTGGTCGAGCTGGAAAATGAAGGCTTTACCGTAATCCCCAGCGCCCGCGCTGCGCAGCTGACCATGAATCGTGAAGGTATCCGCCGCCTGGCCGCTGAGGAGCTGGGCCTGCCGACCTCGCCTTATCAGTTTGCCGACTCCTTCGAGCAGTGCCGCGCCGCAGTCGAGAGCATCGGTTTTCCCTGTCTGATCAAACCGATCATGAGCTCTTCCGGCAAAGGCCAATCAGTGCTGAAAAGCCTGGATGATCTGCAGGCCGCCTGGGATTACGCCCAGGCCGGTGGCCGCGCCGGCAAGGGTCGGGTGATAGTCGAGGGCTTTATCGATTTTGATTATGAAATCGCCTTGCTTACCGTGCGCCACAGTGGTGGCACCACCTTCTGCGCGCCTGTTGGCCATCGTCAGGTCAAGGGCGACTACCAGGAGTCCTGGCAGCCGCAGCCGATGAGCGCCAAGGCTCAGGCCGAAGCCGAGCGTATTGCGCTGGCGGTTACCGGTTCGCTGGGTGGGCGTGGGCTGTTTGGTGTGGAACTGTTCGTCAAAGGGGATCAGGTGTGGTTCTGCGAGATATCGCCGCGCCCGCACGACACTGGCCTGGTCACCCTGATTTCCCAGGATTTGTCCGAATTCGCCCTGCATGCGCGGGCAATTCTCGGGCTGCCGATTCCAGCGATTCGTCAGTTCGGGCCGTCGGCTTCTGCGGTGATCTTGGTCGAGGGCGAGTCGCAGCAGGTAAGTTTCGGCAACCTTGGCGCGGCGCTGGCCGAGCCGGATACCGCACTGCGCCTGTTCGGCAAGCCGGAAGTCAGCGGCCAGCGTCGTATGGGTGTGGCGCTGGCGCGTGATGAATCATTAGAAACCGCGCGAGCCAAAGCCACGCGTGCGGCGCAGGCGGTCAAGGTCGCGCTGTGA
- a CDS encoding DUF1289 domain-containing protein: MQSQERPVASPCVHVCALDDEDICIGCQRTVAEITRWSLMDNAERREVLVQCHERAKAKGILL, from the coding sequence ATGCAATCGCAGGAACGTCCGGTCGCCTCGCCCTGCGTGCATGTCTGCGCGCTGGACGATGAAGACATCTGCATCGGCTGCCAGCGCACGGTCGCTGAAATCACCCGCTGGAGCCTGATGGATAACGCTGAGCGCCGTGAGGTATTGGTTCAGTGTCATGAGCGGGCCAAGGCTAAAGGCATTCTGCTGTAA
- a CDS encoding gamma carbonic anhydrase family protein — translation MKYRLGSSQVEAHADSWVAPNATLVGKVKLEPGASVWFNAVLRGDNELIHIGENSNVQDGTVMHTDMGFPLTIGTGVTIGHNAMLHGCTVGDYSLIGINAVILNGAKIGKYCIIGANSLIGEGKEIPDGSLVMGSPGKVVRELTEPQKKMLEASAAHYVHNAQRYARDLQEQDD, via the coding sequence ATGAAATACCGCCTGGGTTCGTCCCAAGTCGAGGCCCATGCCGACAGCTGGGTTGCCCCGAATGCCACGCTTGTCGGCAAGGTCAAACTGGAGCCGGGTGCCAGCGTGTGGTTCAACGCAGTGCTGCGCGGTGATAACGAGCTGATTCATATCGGTGAGAACAGCAACGTGCAGGACGGTACCGTGATGCACACCGACATGGGCTTTCCACTGACTATCGGCACTGGCGTGACCATCGGCCACAACGCCATGCTGCATGGTTGCACGGTGGGCGATTACAGCCTGATCGGCATCAATGCGGTGATCCTTAATGGCGCGAAAATCGGCAAGTACTGCATCATCGGCGCCAACAGCCTGATCGGTGAAGGCAAGGAAATTCCCGATGGTTCGCTGGTCATGGGCTCGCCCGGCAAGGTGGTACGCGAACTGACCGAGCCGCAGAAGAAGATGCTCGAAGCCAGCGCCGCCCATTACGTGCACAACGCCCAGCGCTATGCCCGTGATCTGCAGGAGCAGGACGATTGA
- a CDS encoding CoA pyrophosphatase produces MLDELLHRMRGYSPHILQTDKRYPEAAVLVPITRSDEPEVVLTLRASGLSTHGGEVAFPGGRRDPEDADLIETALREAEEEIGLPPGLVEVIGPLSTLVSRHGIQVTPYVGLVPDFVEYKPNDGEIAAVFAVPLAFFRDDPRETTHRIDYLGRSWYVPSYRYGEYKIWGLTAIMLVELVNLVFDDVHIDMHQPPEHFIKLT; encoded by the coding sequence ATGCTGGACGAGTTGCTCCATCGCATGCGTGGCTATAGCCCGCACATTCTGCAGACTGACAAGCGTTACCCTGAGGCCGCAGTGCTGGTGCCCATCACCCGCAGCGACGAGCCGGAAGTGGTGCTGACCTTGCGCGCCAGCGGTTTGTCTACCCATGGTGGTGAAGTGGCGTTTCCCGGTGGTCGGCGTGATCCGGAAGATGCCGATTTGATCGAGACCGCCTTGCGCGAGGCAGAAGAGGAAATCGGCTTGCCGCCTGGGTTGGTCGAGGTTATAGGGCCGCTTAGTACTTTGGTATCGCGCCACGGTATTCAGGTCACCCCTTATGTCGGTCTAGTGCCGGACTTTGTCGAGTACAAGCCCAACGACGGTGAGATTGCCGCCGTATTTGCCGTGCCGCTCGCGTTCTTTCGCGACGACCCGCGGGAAACCACTCACCGTATCGATTATCTCGGGCGCAGCTGGTATGTGCCGAGTTACCGGTATGGCGAATATAAAATCTGGGGGCTGACGGCGATCATGCTGGTCGAGTTGGTCAATCTAGTGTTCGATGATGTGCATATCGATATGCATCAGCCGCCCGAGCACTTTATCAAGCTCACCTGA